The genomic interval TTGATTTCTTTTTCGAAACTGCGGTTTTCTTCCCGGTGCCGGAAGCCGGCTTTTTAGTTGCAGAAGCCTTTACGGAAGTTGACTTTTTCTTATCAGCCGGTTTTTTCTTCGGTGCCTCTGCCTTCTCCTCCGGCGTTTCCGCTCCAAGAGCAGCCAGTGCATACTCCCGGACGAGACTGTCCTCCATGGAGGCCATGTCTTTCAGAGCGGCCTTTGCTTTTGGGGAGTCAATCCTCTTAAGGGCAAGGGTCATGGCTTCCACAACGTATGAACTTTCCCCCACCACAGCCCGGGTAAAGGCCTCGATCACACGTTCGTCCCCCATAACGCCAAGGGACCGGGCGGCGGCTTCGCGTACATAGCCGTCATCGTCCCCCAGAAGCCCGAGAAGAGCATCCATCGCACTCTTTTCTCCAATACGGCCCAGGGCACGGGCGGCATTTTCTCTTACGTACGAACTCTCATCGGTAAGAACCCCCACGAGAGGCTCAACAGCGTCGGGGTGAGCGATCTCTCCAAGAGCCCGAACAGACGATTCTCTGACTCCCTTGTCCTCGTCCTTCAGGCAGGCAGCCAATCCCGATACGGATCGGGAATCCTTGATCTCCCCGAGGGCGGCGGCTGCGGCACGTCTTACCCATGAGACCTCATCGGCAAGGGCGCCGGTCAATCCCTCCACCGCATCCCTGCTCCTTGTCTGGGCCAGAATGGACACAGCCTCTTCCCTTACATGGGGATCCTGGTGTCGGAGAGCAGCCACAAGGGGCTTCACCACAACCTCACCCATCTCGCGAAGGATTCTTGAGGCATCCTCCCGTTGATACCGTTCACCACTGACAAACAGGTTCAGGAGACCGTCAACATCCCCCGCTTCCTGCATCTGGATCATCTCGTTAAGTGTCGTCATGATTTACTCCTTTTTTGCAAACCTTAAATGCAGAGCGATTGTATATGAAAACTGTGAAAAATCAAAGCCCTGATTCCAAAAATTTGGGTGCTTGAGCCATCAGCAAGGAACAATTGTGTAAATTTTCACCAGTACGCTCACGTTTCCACTATCAGAAAGGTATCCCCCGCCAAATCATACTTCAATAAATAGAATAAATAGGGACTGTCCCTATTTATTATCTTGTAAGTTATTATTTTTGTGGTAAATATGAAACGCTGTAATTTTTCATGGACATTACTTCGCCATGCCTTCAGCTTGCTCGTAATGACAGACACGGATGTCATCGCGAGGAGCCGCCAGGCGACGCGGCGATCTTTTCAAGGAAGCCTTAACACCTGCGAGATTGCTTCACTCCGCTTACGCTCCGTTCGCAATGACCTCCTGTTGATGCAGGTGTTTTATAAATACATTCAATCCTAAAATCCATAAAATTCATGAAATGCCTTATCGTACTCACCTCATCATCACCAGCACCCGGATCAGTCCCGTACCGGCATCGAGTGGATCAAGGGCTTTGCCAATAATGGTACCGAATTCGTAAGGCCGGAAAGCCTTTTGGGCATGACCCGGGTTAGCAGAGGTAATCAGGAGATCTCCACGGTGAATAGAGACCATTGACGCATCAGCCTTCACAAGAGTGATTCCGGAAACCGCCGCAAGAACCCTACCCTCTCCATCTTCAATAGAGACGCCCACCACCATGGGATCGGCTTCCAGGCTGCACGGGTAAAGCTCTTCC from Thermoanaerobaculia bacterium carries:
- a CDS encoding HEAT repeat domain-containing protein produces the protein MTTLNEMIQMQEAGDVDGLLNLFVSGERYQREDASRILREMGEVVVKPLVAALRHQDPHVREEAVSILAQTRSRDAVEGLTGALADEVSWVRRAAAAALGEIKDSRSVSGLAACLKDEDKGVRESSVRALGEIAHPDAVEPLVGVLTDESSYVRENAARALGRIGEKSAMDALLGLLGDDDGYVREAAARSLGVMGDERVIEAFTRAVVGESSYVVEAMTLALKRIDSPKAKAALKDMASMEDSLVREYALAALGAETPEEKAEAPKKKPADKKKSTSVKASATKKPASGTGKKTAVSKKKSTGAGASAAKKTTEKKSATSSAKKPAVKKSAKEGKTKSSSKPKSKKS